Proteins co-encoded in one Klebsiella michiganensis genomic window:
- a CDS encoding alcohol dehydrogenase translates to MSVIKSYAAPKAGAELELQDFDAGDLLPEDVEVQVEYCGICHSDLSMIDNEWGFSQYPLVAGHEVIGRVHALGSSAKNKGLKVGQRVGIGWTARSCGHCDACISGSQINCQQGSTATIMNRGGFADKIRADWQWVIPLPDSIDIASAGPLLCGGITVFKPLLMHHITATSRVGVIGIGGLGHIAIKLLHAMGCEVTAFSSNPAKKEEVLAMGADKVVNSRDPAELTALAGQFDLIINTVNVDLDWMPYFKALAYGGNFHTVGAVMKPFEVPAFTLIAGDRSISGSATGSPHELRSLMKLAGRAKVQPQIELYPMSKINEAIQHVRDGKARYRVVLKSDF, encoded by the coding sequence ATGTCTGTCATCAAAAGTTATGCCGCGCCAAAAGCCGGTGCGGAGCTGGAGCTTCAGGATTTCGACGCGGGTGATTTGCTGCCGGAGGATGTCGAGGTGCAGGTCGAGTACTGCGGTATCTGCCATTCGGATCTGTCAATGATCGACAACGAATGGGGGTTTTCCCAGTATCCGCTGGTCGCCGGGCATGAGGTGATTGGCCGTGTCCATGCGCTGGGATCGTCGGCAAAGAATAAGGGGCTGAAAGTTGGCCAACGCGTGGGCATCGGCTGGACGGCGAGAAGCTGCGGCCACTGCGACGCCTGTATCAGCGGCAGCCAGATCAACTGCCAGCAAGGCAGCACCGCAACCATTATGAATCGCGGCGGCTTCGCCGATAAAATCCGTGCAGACTGGCAATGGGTTATCCCGCTGCCGGACTCCATTGATATCGCGTCCGCCGGGCCGCTGCTGTGCGGCGGCATCACGGTGTTTAAACCGCTGCTGATGCACCACATCACCGCCACCAGCCGCGTGGGCGTGATAGGCATCGGCGGCCTCGGGCACATCGCCATCAAGCTGCTGCACGCTATGGGCTGCGAGGTGACAGCGTTCAGCTCTAACCCGGCCAAAAAAGAAGAAGTGCTGGCGATGGGTGCGGATAAAGTGGTGAACAGCCGCGATCCGGCCGAGTTAACCGCCCTGGCGGGTCAGTTTGATCTGATTATCAACACCGTCAATGTCGACCTGGACTGGATGCCGTACTTCAAGGCGCTGGCGTACGGCGGCAACTTCCACACGGTTGGCGCGGTGATGAAGCCGTTCGAGGTGCCGGCCTTCACCCTGATTGCCGGGGACCGCAGTATCTCCGGGTCGGCAACCGGTTCCCCGCACGAGCTGCGTTCGCTGATGAAGCTGGCGGGCCGGGCGAAGGTTCAGCCGCAGATCGAGCTGTACCCAATGTCGAAAATCAACGAAGCCATCCAGCACGTTCGCGACGGTAAAGCCCGTTACCGCGTAGTGCTGAAGTCGGATTTCTGA